A window of the Glaciimonas sp. CA11.2 genome harbors these coding sequences:
- the istA gene encoding IS21 family transposase, whose amino-acid sequence MFPVDIYVKVRRAVMVENKSERAVARYFGIHRNTVRKMCQFAAPPGYRRAPAPVSPTLAPFAAIIDAILEADKQVHVKQRHTAVRIRERLRDEHGYDGSYTLVREYVNGVASRQKEVFMPLAHRPGHAQVDFGEADGYIGGKKVRFHYFCLDMPHSDACFVKAYPTEDTEAFLDGHLAAFAFLGGVPQSILYDNTRIAVAKILGDGQRRRTHAFAELQSYYLFDDKFGRPAKGNDKGKVEGLVGYSRRHFMVPLPVADDFAALNSQLLDGCLKRQRAVLRGQSDTIGQRLIHDRAALMPLPVTLYDASHKQTSRVSSQSLVRYRTNDYSVPTQYGHQAVLVKGTVDWVDIYLVGNPECIAHHRRSYAKADFVVNPLHYLALLERKPRALDQAAPLQEWALPAAFERLRRLLEARMDKRGRKEYIQVLRLLETFSIGQVERAIGQAHHLGVLSFDAIKHLVLCAIERRPPKLDLTLYPYLPNATVGTTDAGSYLSLLSGNALLTQPVTGDLA is encoded by the coding sequence ATGTTTCCCGTGGACATATACGTCAAAGTACGTCGCGCCGTGATGGTCGAGAACAAGAGTGAGCGTGCGGTTGCGCGCTACTTCGGTATCCATCGCAATACCGTCAGGAAGATGTGCCAGTTCGCGGCACCGCCGGGATATCGGCGAGCGCCGGCCCCGGTCTCTCCGACGCTGGCACCGTTCGCAGCCATCATCGACGCCATTCTCGAGGCCGATAAGCAAGTCCATGTGAAACAGCGCCATACGGCGGTACGTATCCGCGAACGATTACGTGACGAGCATGGTTACGACGGTAGCTACACCCTGGTGCGCGAGTACGTCAACGGTGTGGCCAGCCGGCAGAAGGAAGTGTTCATGCCACTGGCGCATCGCCCCGGCCATGCCCAGGTCGATTTCGGCGAAGCCGACGGGTACATCGGCGGCAAGAAGGTCCGCTTCCACTATTTCTGCCTGGACATGCCGCATTCGGATGCGTGTTTCGTCAAGGCGTATCCGACCGAAGACACGGAAGCCTTTCTGGACGGTCATCTTGCTGCCTTCGCGTTTCTCGGTGGCGTGCCGCAATCAATTCTGTACGACAACACCAGGATTGCAGTGGCCAAGATATTAGGCGATGGCCAGCGCCGACGGACCCATGCCTTTGCCGAATTGCAGAGTTATTACTTGTTTGATGATAAATTCGGACGTCCCGCCAAAGGTAACGACAAGGGTAAAGTGGAAGGACTGGTCGGCTACAGCCGACGCCACTTCATGGTGCCATTGCCGGTGGCAGATGACTTCGCTGCATTGAATAGCCAATTGCTGGACGGCTGCCTGAAACGTCAGCGTGCCGTGCTGCGTGGTCAATCTGACACCATCGGCCAGCGCCTCATCCATGACCGGGCGGCATTGATGCCGTTGCCGGTAACGCTCTATGACGCCAGTCACAAGCAAACCAGCCGGGTATCATCGCAATCGTTGGTCCGTTACCGCACCAACGACTATTCGGTACCGACGCAATACGGTCATCAGGCGGTGCTGGTCAAAGGCACCGTCGACTGGGTCGACATCTATCTGGTTGGCAATCCGGAGTGCATTGCGCACCATCGTCGCAGTTATGCCAAAGCGGACTTCGTGGTGAACCCGCTGCACTATCTGGCGTTGCTGGAGAGGAAGCCGCGTGCGCTTGACCAGGCTGCACCGCTGCAAGAGTGGGCATTACCAGCGGCCTTCGAGCGATTGCGACGCCTGCTGGAAGCGCGCATGGACAAGCGTGGGCGCAAGGAATATATCCAGGTCCTGCGGTTGCTGGAAACCTTCAGCATCGGGCAAGTCGAGCGTGCCATTGGCCAGGCCCATCATCTGGGCGTGCTCAGCTTTGATGCCATCAAACACCTAGTATTGTGCGCCATCGAACGACGACCACCCAAGCTGGATTTAACCCTGTATCCGTATTTGCCGAACGCCACGGTCGGCACGACCGATGCCGGCAGCTACCTC